AGGGCCTGGCAGCCTCCCGGGGTTTGGGACGTGGAGGAGAGCCCAGGGAAGACTCTCAGAGGACGGTGGCGGCAGCAGGCAGCACTTCCTGTCTCATGAAAATGTCCAGGTCCAGACTGGGATCTTCCAAATCCAGTTTCAGAAACTTGTCTACTAACATCTGGCAACTGAGGGGAGAGAGAACAGTGAGATTTATGGAAGCATGGATAACAGAATCCCTGAGCAGAGGGAAGAGGATGCAGCACAGGAAACCCGAGACCTTGAGAATTTAGAAATTGCAGGAAGAAATTTTGAATCTTTAAAGGGCAAGAGACTGTCTGAATCCCTGAAAGGGGTAGAAGAGCTGCAGAACATGCTAGAGAGAACAAGGACCCTGGGCCTGCACTcacttttccatttgtttctccTTTAGCAGCTCCTTGACAGGCTTGATGGGCTTTCCACTGCAGATCAAGTCTGAGACCTAGGAcaaggaggaaggggcaggggtgggagtgggtgttGGGTAAGAGAAGAGAGTAGGGTCAGAATCCAGGTCCCTCggagaagcaggaaggggcaggggtgggagtgggtgtaGGGTCAGAATCCAGGTCCCtcagagaagcaggaaggggcaggggtgggagtgggtgttGGGTAAGAGGAGAGCGTAGGGTCAGAATCCAGGTCCCtcagagaagcaggaaggggcaggggtgggagtgggtgttGGGTAAGAGGAGAGAGTAGGGTCAGAATCCAGGTCCCTCggagaagcaggaaggggcaggggtgggagtgggtgttGGGTAAGAGGAGAGAGTAGGGTCAGAATCCAGGTCCCTCggagaagcaggaaggggcaggggtgggagtgggtgttGGGTAAGAGGAGAGAGTAGGGTCAGAATCCAGGTCCCtcagagaagcaggaaggggcaggggtgggagtgggtgttGGGTAAGAGGAGAGAGTAGGGTCAGAATCCAGGTCCCTCggagaagcaggaaggggcaggggtgggagtgggtgttGTAGGGTCAGAATCCAGGCCCCttggagaagcaggaaggggcaggggtgggagtgagTGTTGGGTAAGAGGAGAGAGTAGGGTCAGAATCCAGGTCCCtcagagaagcaggaaggggcaggggtgggagtgggtgttGGGTAAGAGGAGAGAGTAGGGTCAGAATCCAGGCCCCTCggagaagcaggaaggggcaggggtgggagtgggtgttGGGTAAGAGAAGAGAGTAGGGTCAGAATCCAGGTCCCtcagagaagcaggaaggggcaggggtgggagtgggtgttGTAGGGTCAGAATCCAGGCCCCTCggagaagcaggaaggggcaggggtgggagtgggtgttGGGTAAGAGGAGAGAGTAGGGTCAGAATCCAGGTCCCTCggagaagcaggaaggggcagggggggGAGTGGGTGTTGTAGGGTCAGAATCGAGGCCCCTCGGAGAAGCAGGGACGGTGGAAGGGAGCCCTGGCGGAGGTGGCTGCTGTTTGGACCTCACCTCCTTGCCACGAGCAACGAGCTTCTCAGGAAGCCCAGCCTGGGCAGCTGTGTGGGAGGCATGGCTGGCATTGGCAACACCTTCGCAAACCTGATAGAAGAAGACAAGGTCATTCCCATCTTCACAGGTCTCCATGGtcttaaaagagaataaaaggggAATGTTATCAGTCATTCTGCTTCCTGCCCCAGTCCCTTGGTCAGTTGCTGTGGAGAGTGAGAAACAGGAAGGGACGTGGTCCCTGTGCTCAAGGAGCCCCTGTTCTGACGGAGAAGCCAGTTCCCAGCTCTGGGAAATGCTCGGCCTAGGGGCCCCTAAGGAGCTGGATTGGTTCCTCACCAAATACTGCACGAGGGGCCCCTGTGGCAGCAGCTGTAGCTgaatgaggctcagaaagttgGTGGCCACGAAGATGTGGGGGCACGTGGGCCCAAGCGCCAGCCAGTGTCGGATCACGGCCGCTAGAAGCGCGAGACCATCCACCTGTGCAGAGGGCAGCGGTGAGGCTGTGGAACCACAGGTGCCCCGTGCACCCCTCTCCTCCTGCCAGGCCTCTCCCGCCTCACACTGTTTCTTTTCCACCCACACACCCCTATTCTTTTCCAGAGGCGCAGCCGCACCCTCTTGTTCCTTAGCCCTCCTTCATTTTCCCCTCCTTAGATCCTCAACAGCTTCTCCCCTTACCGTGTTGGTTCCCTTTCCGAATTCATCAATAAGGACCAGCGACCGCTCGGTGGCATTGTTCACTGCTTTCGCCACCTGCTGGGTACCAGGTGGACAAGGGATAGTTTCAGAAACATTCAAGGCCTGTAATGCACTGACCACAGTCTGCCTGGCAGTAAAGCTGCTTGTGTATGTGTCCACCCAACAGGACTGCAAGTTCTTTAACGGCGAGACACATGTTTTGTTCATCCTTTCATTGCCAACAGTGCCTCACACAAAGCCGGGGATAGATAAAGGTTCGCGGTATTGATTCTCCTGGTCTCTGAACTGGGTGCTCCCTGCCCCTAGTTTAGAGAGCAGGCAGAAGGAACGTTTTTCCTGACATTTTTCACGGGTAGGGTTCCTTCCCCAttatccccctcccccaacccatccTCCTTTTGACCTGGTTGAGGTCGATCATGAAGGTAGAGAGGCCAAGGGAGATGGATTCACAGCTATGGATTCGGGTGAAGATGGCGTCTACTGCCCCGATTTCGGCTTCCTCTGCTGGCACAAAGCTGCCCACCAGGGCCATGAATGTGATCAAGCCTACCTGAACAGGGGACGAGACAGGGCCCGGTGCCTCGTGTGGCTGAGGTGAAGGTGAGGCTAAACTGAGGGGAGAACAATAGATCAAGAGAGATGGACACAGTTTAATAGAAGATCACAGCCCCTCTGCTCGCTTTAGAATCAGTAAAGGGCAGGGAGTGAGCAAAGGCACACTTTAATtcagaggtgggggaggagaatTCAGGCCATGGAACGATCATTAGAGCATGGCTCTCCCTCAGGTAGAGAATGAGAACTTGGGAGGAAGAGGAGCAGCGGGTGTGGGCTACGGTCTTTTCATGACAGCTGGGGTCAGAACACAGGGAGAAGAGCTGTAGGGACCTGGGTTGACTGGCAGGTGGGGGATGGAGACAATGGAGAACATTCCAGAGGCCCAGTTTGTAGGGATTCCTCTACCTGTTTGAGGTATATGCTCTTCCCTGAGGAGTTGGGTCCAGTGATGACTTTGACCCTCCCTTTGTACCCCCCGCATTCTGCGGAGTTGGGCACGAAGGTTCGGGCACAGAGCTCCATCAGAGGATGCCTGCAGTGGAGTGGGTGGAGAGGTACCTTGCACATGGCCTGTGGATGCagaagatggggcctttgggcCCCTCTTGTCTATGCCTCCACCCTTTTCTGTTCTCACCTGCCATTCTGGATTCGTACCCCAAGGAGCCGTGGGGAGTAACGGGGCCTTGAGTAGCCATAGTCCCGAGCGGCACTGGCAAGAGCCAAGAGGACGTCCAGGCGGGAGGCGAGGTCCAACACCTGGGTCAAGACAGCTGCCCGTGCCAGCACCTGACACTGCAGCTGGTACATCAGCAGGGTTTCCTGGTCTGGGGGCAGGtaagggagggagctgggggtcAGCTCCAGGGGAAAGTGAAGGAGAGACAAAGAGGCCAGCAGAGGGACCCAGAAACAGGCTTGCAGATACCATCTGAAATACCCAGAGACATTCAGAAaagacagagtcagagagagaaagagagagagagagacagcaatgGCAGGAAGGAAAGGAGCCTATTAGAATCATCTCCATGCTGCCCGCTCCGCTCCAGCCACTCGCTTCTCCTCACCCCGGATGTCGCAGTGCAGGTCCCCCAGCAATGCATCCAGCTCCTTGGTTCGAGCACTACGATAGTGAAGCTTCTCCTCTGAGAGGAACTGGATACAAGGGTTCAAAGCTATGGGCTTTGCTTCTCTCGATCCTCATCCTATCTAACCCCGGCTCCAGCCCTGACcttgatttctttctcctttgtctcAGAGCTGGTAAAGATCAGAGTAAAACAACAGAAGAGGGATCCCACATTCGGCAGTGCTGATGGGGTAAGGCCCTCCTCTCAGCTGCTCATTCACTTTCCTTATCAACCCCTACAGAGGTCAAGGGTCTCACCATGAAGTCCAGACCCTCAATCTCGAAGTCACTGGTCTCCACCATGGAAGGCAGGCGGGGAATACAAAGAAGGAAGCCAATCTGCGGAGAGTAGAAAAGAGATAAAGCAGAGAGTGATGTACTGGGCACTTTCTTTCCTTAGAGGAAGCCAGAGTCCCCTATATCCCCCAATGCTTCCCTCAGGGGGCTAAAGCCACCAAAAAGTATTCATGTTCTTCAGATTTCTCCAGGGTTTTCTTATCTACTAATGTGTACTTCATAGGCCTAATGTCCCCCTAAAAAACCCCTGGGGAGCACACCCACCCTCCTGCCCTCACCAGAGGGATGTAGATGACACTGCATGAAGGAATACGGGGGTCCAGATTTTCCAGCTCCTTCCGAGCCACCTCAGTGAGGAAACTGGGAAGTCCTGTCAGCCTTCGTTTTTCTAGGAGGGTGAAAGACACGTGGATATCAAAAGTAAGGTTCCTGCTCTGGTTGCGATGATTATCCCCAGATGCAGTGGCCGCCTACTGAGAATGGTACCCCATCACTGGGCAGGCTCATGTTTCAGGGCTCATAGGCCCATCCGTACACCTAACACTCACTCTCATCAATTTCAGGATCTATGTTGGGGAGGACTGTGAAGCGATTTTCAGCAAGACTGCCCTCAAAGTCCACCTGAGGAGACAAGAAGTCCAGGTTCTTTACATCCAGCACCATCTCGTCCTGTTCCTCACCTCTACTTGGGCCCCTTCAGTCCCTGCTTCAACCCTAACCCTCTAAGCCCCCAAGCAGATCCCTGATATTTTGCCATCTCCTCTCACCATCCCATCCCTTGGTCATCCAGCTGACCTCAGTGTCTCCCATGCATCCCCATCTTCCACACCACATTCCCCAGAGCCCCGTCGTTCTCTATTACCCAAACCCATCCCTCCCCTAGTTTCCCAGGAGCTCTGCCTCTTTCCTTCCACTCACCACTTTCCCAATGAGGCTGGCAATGTGGTGTAGGTCATCAGAGAACTCTTGGGCAATGTCCCGAAAGAGCTGAATGGACTGGGGCAGGGAGCGGCAAGCATCCCTCAGGCCCAGGGCACTGTACACTGTCTGTAGGAGAAATGGACAGAGGAGGGTGGCCCATACCCAGGCCGGGCTTAGGCGAGGGGACAGGGATGGACTGAGAAGAACAAAGACCAATAGGGAAAAACACAataacagagacagagagaagatctcaaatgcaaaaaagaaacagtgagAGAGAAAATGGTATCTGCAGAACTCTTCACCAGGCACCACACTAAACACTGAGGCTCCAAAGACAACAAAGACAACTGGGTCCCTTGTCCTAGATGGGCTCGTGGTCTAGTAAGGAAGACAAATACACccagaagatttaaaaataaagtggtagTTGCTTTGAAAGAGATTTGTACAATATCCCAAGAGAGAAGTTTgtacagaggaaggagaaagagaaatagggATATGAGAGGCAGAGAAGAAGTAAATGAGCAGAAGGGGCAATGACAGCATTTGGGTAAGAGACAGCAGGAAgaggggatgggtgagagtcacTGAGAATTAATTCTCCAGCGTGCAAGTCGGTGACCTGAGGTGGCTGCTCTAAACAGGGATTAGACTGAGTGGATAAACCCAATCCAAAGGACACTGACTGAGCCTCACTCTGTGACAGAGGATATATAAAGTGTATAAACCAAAGAGTTTATAATCTAGCCATGatggaaacaaacaacaaaaacaatgactACCCACAAAAAAGATTGACCAAGTTGTGAAACTGACTAAAATTACTAAGGAAGTTCAGAGAATAAGACTAATATGGGCTAAAATAGTTGGGATATCtttgcagagaaaaagaaataagcttgGTCTTGAATAAGGCAATTCCAAAGGGAGGAGGGTATTCTGGGTGGGGGCAAGAGCATGGGCAAATGAATAGAGGTAGGAATAAGAACTAACacttattgaatgtttactaCCCGCCAGGCAATATTCTCAACTTTTTACATGTGTTAATTTCATTCAATTCTCAAAATAATCCTAGGAGATGGGGACTAGCAtgactccattttacaggtgagcaaCCTGAAGCACAAAGAAGTAACACAATTTGCTCAAGGTCTCACAGAGAGTAAACAGATGAGCTGGGAATTGAGCCCAGGTGTCTGGCTTTTAACCACCATGCTATCCTGAGCAGGAATATGGTGGGTCTCCCAGGCAGAGTGCTTGAACGCGGAGCCTGGCCTGGCTGAAGCCAAGGATAAATGTTAAGTAGTGGGAGGGAATATACAAATAGTCACACACATCTGCTCAcgtaaaataaaactgaaactacTTTACATGTTAGGTAAATATactgtagagggcttccctggtggcgcagtggttaagaatcctcctgtcaatgcaggggacacgggttcgagccctggtcggggaagatcccacatgccatggaacaactaagcacgtgcgccacaactactgagcctgcgcgcaagagcccatgagccacaactactgagcctgcatgccacaactactgaagcctgcgcgcccagagcccgtgctctgcaacaagagaagccaccgcaatgagaagcccgtgcaccgcaacgaagagtagcccccgttcgccgcaactagaggaagcccatgcgcagcaacgaagacccaatgcagccaaaaataaataaataaacttaaatttaaaaaaatttttttaggttctctcgccttctgagatggcccacactctgtctgtggagtgtgtttctctctaaataaatccacttcttaacTATACCTTTgtttctcactgaattctttctgcaatgagacatcaagaacctcaAATTCACTGGGAATAGAACTATAGCAGCTGCTGCAGCAAAAAAGCTGGAAACTGAAACCATGCACAGAGAAACTTCAGAGAGTCACTGGAAACTTCGAATAGCGGTGGAGGAGTAGTAGCTGGAAAGCAGATGTTACAGCTGGAATTCACATTGCTATCTTGAGCTAGTGGTAGAAGCCACATGCTGAGGATGGCAGAACAGGAAGACAGAAGGAGACTGGGTCACTGAGGACTTTATGAAACCACCCAACAGTCACGGACtgcttatttttatccttttctatAAAAGATAAACTTATTTAagccaaaaaaagttttttttaaaggttatctataggtggagagagggaaaagggatAGAAGTTACAATTAATTGACTATACCTTGTTTGGGAGATTTGACTTTGGAACTGTGTAAATATTCTACATAATTATAAGATTAAATTTTAAGAAGcaattattaaaaatcaaaaaaagaatgaaacaaatgaacataaTGTATACCCAGATAGTGACATAACCACTTGAAGTAGTGACTAAAACACAGCAATTTGACTGTATATCCctagggagaagagaaagaactatccctccttcccccaaaaaaatgttaaatagtgTTCAATAATCATATAGTTTTGGTAGTAATGGTGATATTGCTATTCTAAGATTGTTGTGGATGTAATGTAGGAAAAAGCAAATAAGTGATACTTCGATTTTCTCATTCCTAGTGTTATTGAGACACAGAATCTCCAGTATGGAAGAAGGAAATATTGAAGAGGATAAAAATGGAATATACAAGGTAAGAACCCTGTGGTGCTGAATTTAAATAGTTGatgtcacagatgtagaaaacaaactaatggttaccaagggggaaacagtgggggagggataaattgggagattgggattgacatatacacactactatatataaaatagataactaataagaacctactgtatagcacagggaactctactcaatactctgtaatgacctaaatgggtaaagaatctaaaaaagagtggatatatatttatgtataactgattcactttgctatacagcagaaactaacacaatattgtaaatcgactatactcaaaaaaattaattaaaaaaagaatatagatatagtGATCTCTGGATatctaaaaaactaaaataaaataaataggtgaTGTCAGTACTAAtttatcatgtattttattttttttcaagtttctagATCTGTCCACAGAAAAGGCCTACAAGCAATAATCCAAACATGCCGAGTACCCTCTAGCACTCACCGTGGTATACAGAAATACCATTTctcactaaaaggaaccagggctcctcaGAGAAATATCTGGTTCCAGGTCAGAACCGGTACATGTAAGTGGTATATCTGGTACATCTTGTCAAACCAGAGAGTGGGGAAGTTATCCAAGTCTACTAGTGTCATGTTAAAGGACTCAGAAGCCAACATGAAGAggctcccattggccaaagaTGGAATATCTCGAACATGTGTAAAGATTAAAAATGCAGTGGCCTGAAGCACGAAGAAATCTGTAAGTTTGTAATGAtactaaaacaacaacagcaaccaAAAAAACTCATTGGTTGCCTTGGAGGATTATGGAACTAATTTCGTATTTGCTGATAGCTGGACAGATAAAATCGGGGGAAAAAATCAAGCAATGTTCTGTGATATCACTAGGTAACCAAAGAGTAGGTGAGAGGAAGTCTTCCTTCCAGAAACAttctaataaatgaagaaagaatgacagaattagaataaCACTACTTTGCAATCTCTAAAGAACTAATGGACTTATTAAACATCAAAGACTGCTATCATCACAAAATGAGAGTCAGACATACTGACATTATGTTCCTCCATTTATGAAacactattgaaaaaaattaaacttgaacCTGAGCAAGCTTCTAGATTCAACTATTAATTTACAGAAATtctagaagagagagaaacatgtcaaaaacagggaatgtgggcttccctggtgacgcagtggttgagagtccgcctgccaatgcaggggacacgggttcgtgccccggtccgggaagatcccacatgccgcggagcggctgggcccgtgagccatggccgctgagcctgcgctctgcaacgggagaggccacaacagcaaggggcccgcgtactgcaaaacaacaacaacaaaacaaaacagggaatgTAATCAGTGAAATTCAGGCTAAGGAAAACTCTGTAGGACAAATAATCCAGCTTCTGCAACAAATATGTTGCAAGggggaaaagatatatatatggagaggcggggagaggggaagagaggaggaggaggaggaggagagagagagagagagagagagatagagagagagagaatggtgaAATGGAGAAGGAACCCATAAAGGAGATTCAAAAAGACATCATCCCATCGCTATATGAACATATTTTGATCCTAATTAAAcaaactgtaattttaaaaaatcattacattTACGAGATGAATAGAAATTTAAACATGAGATAATTAATATTAAagaattacattaatttttagaTAAGACAATGgcattgttattcttttttaaaaataattttcttttagaaagcatattgaaatatttatgggTGAAATGATATGATGGCTGGGAATTGCTTCAAAATACAGGAAAAGGAAAGTGAGAGAAGATATACATGAAACAACATTTGTATGAGTCAAAGTGTTAAAGCTACATGGTGGGTACATGGGAGTTCTTTGTATTATTCTCTCTAAATTTTTTTTGACAATTTCCACAGTgcaaagtttttttaaaggtgtTGGGATAAAGTTGGACCGGGTGACGAGAGTAAAGAGGATTTGGAACACATGCTGGGGGTCTTAACCTGGACTTCTAGATTCAAGAAGGGAGGTCTTACCTTGTAGAGAACCTGCCAGTCACTGACCTTGGTGTGGGACAACTTCATGCGTTTAAGAATCAGCTAGAGTCAAACAAGGAGACAGCCGCTGTTTTCCTTCTCCCACCCTAATGCCCCTCAAGATGCCCAGcatccctcacctccttccccacctccctgcccccaaccccgaGCTCACAGGCACGTTCTTGATGTGACCCAGCAATCGATGCAGCATCTGAGCCATGTCCAGATTCTGGGGTAACAGGAAAAACTGAATGACATCCAGACGGGAATTTAGTTCCTCCAGGTCCTGGGTTGGACGTGTGAACCATAGCCTGGAAGTGAGGGTTGGAGTGAGGAGACCAGAAATTACCTCTGTTCTCATCACTGTCTTGATCTCAATTTGTGAAAAATGTGCATTTGGAGGTCCCTGGGGATTGTGGCGATATGTATCTGCACTGGTAAGTACAGTGTCCTATCTATGCAGGCGTGTTTACTTGCATCTACTGAAAATCTCTGGATGTGAGCACAACTGTGTGTATCTCGGTTTTGATGGATATGACCATGTGTCATTCCATGTGGCTATGTGATGGAGTTTGTCAATATTTTAGAGGGAGAGCAGTGTGTTGAGGCATTTGAATGCCAACACTCTAGCTCTCTCTGCAGCTGAGTAGGAGTGAGTCAGAAAGAGTTTGTATATCCGTATTTAGCTGTGAAACAGCACAGacattcatgtcttttcatgttcTTCCTGTGAAAGTATATAACTGTTCCATGTAGAGTAAGTCCTCAATTCGTGATAATGTTCATCCCTGCAGAGAAGAAAGTATTGGGTAGAGATACTTAAAGGGCTTCAATAacattgtcttatttttaaattggctaGTGGAAACACAGaggtttatattattattattatcttttctgTGTCTGAGGTTATTTcctaataaattaaattattatacaGAAATAAATGTCTCATCTGTGTTGGTCTAATTCTGGGTATCCCTATCTCCCTATGGCTATGAAGAGTGTGAGATTCTGCAAGGACCTGGGAGCCCATGGATTCTTTCCCACATTAGAGCAAGCCATTAGGCATATCATTTTGTGTAAGAGCCAACCTGTGGAGACACTGGGGCCTAAGGATGTGTATCTCACAC
This genomic interval from Lagenorhynchus albirostris chromosome 10, mLagAlb1.1, whole genome shotgun sequence contains the following:
- the MSH5 gene encoding mutS protein homolog 5 isoform X6, yielding MASVGATPGRTPQGPGPREASASFPSPAPVPEPRGAEEEDEEEPAEIHLCVLWSSGYLGIAYYDTSDSTIYFMPDAPDHESLQLLQRVLDEIDPQSVVTSAKQDENMTRFLGKLASQEHREPKRPEIILLPSVDFGLEISKQRLLSGNYSFIPDSMTATEKILFLSSIIPFDCLLTVRALGGLLKFLGRRRIGVELEDYNVSIPILGFKKFALTHLVSIDQDTYSVLQIFKSEPHPSVYKVASGLKEGLSLFGILNRCRCKWGEKLLRLWFTRPTQDLEELNSRLDVIQFFLLPQNLDMAQMLHRLLGHIKNVPLILKRMKLSHTKVSDWQVLYKTVYSALGLRDACRSLPQSIQLFRDIAQEFSDDLHHIASLIGKVVDFEGSLAENRFTVLPNIDPEIDEKKRRLTGLPSFLTEVARKELENLDPRIPSCSVIYIPLIGFLLCIPRLPSMVETSDFEIEGLDFMFLSEEKLHYRSARTKELDALLGDLHCDIRDQETLLMYQLQCQVLARAAVLTQVLDLASRLDVLLALASAARDYGYSRPRYSPRLLGVRIQNGRHPLMELCARTFVPNSAECGGYKGRVKVITGPNSSGKSIYLKQVGLITFMALVGSFVPAEEAEIGAVDAIFTRIHSCESISLGLSTFMIDLNQQVAKAVNNATERSLVLIDEFGKGTNTVDGLALLAAVIRHWLALGPTCPHIFVATNFLSLIQLQLLPQGPLVQYLTMETCEDGNDLVFFYQVCEGVANASHASHTAAQAGLPEKLVARGKEVSDLICSGKPIKPVKELLKEKQMENCQMLVDKFLKLDLEDPSLDLDIFMRQEVLPAAATVL
- the MSH5 gene encoding mutS protein homolog 5 isoform X2, coding for MASVGATPGRTPQGPGPREASASFPSPAPVPEPRGAEEEDEEEPAEIHLCVLWSSGYLGIAYYDTSDSTIYFMPDAPDHESLQLLQRVLDEIDPQSVVTSAKQDENMTRFLGKLASQEHREPKRPEIILLPSVDFGLEISKQRLLSGNYSFIPDSMTATEKILFLSSIIPFDCLLTVRALGGLLKFLGRRRIGVELEDYNVSIPILGFKKFALTHLVSIDQDTYSVLQIFKSEPHPSVYKVASGLKEGLSLFGILNRCRCKWGEKLLSLSRRRAQAPDAQAQWPRPMGPAAPRHVGSSRTGARTRVPCMAGGLPTTAPPGKPRLWFTRPTQDLEELNSRLDVIQFFLLPQNLDMAQMLHRLLGHIKNVPLILKRMKLSHTKVSDWQVLYKTVYSALGLRDACRSLPQSIQLFRDIAQEFSDDLHHIASLIGKVVDFEGSLAENRFTVLPNIDPEIDEKKRRLTGLPSFLTEVARKELENLDPRIPSCSVIYIPLIGFLLCIPRLPSMVETSDFEIEGLDFMFLSEEKLHYRSARTKELDALLGDLHCDIRDQETLLMYQLQCQVLARAAVLTQVLDLASRLDVLLALASAARDYGYSRPRYSPRLLGVRIQNGRHPLMELCARTFVPNSAECGGYKGRVKVITGPNSSGKSIYLKQVGLITFMALVGSFVPAEEAEIGAVDAIFTRIHSCESISLGLSTFMIDLNQVAKAVNNATERSLVLIDEFGKGTNTVDGLALLAAVIRHWLALGPTCPHIFVATNFLSLIQLQLLPQGPLVQYLTMETCEDGNDLVFFYQVCEGVANASHASHTAAQAGLPEKLVARGKEVSDLICSGKPIKPVKELLKEKQMENCQMLVDKFLKLDLEDPSLDLDIFMRQEVLPAAATVL
- the MSH5 gene encoding mutS protein homolog 5 isoform X8 encodes the protein MASVGATPGRTPQGPGPREASASFPSPAPVPEPRGAEEEDEEEPAEIHLCVLWSSGYLGIAYYDTSDSTIYFMPDAPDHESLQLLQRVLDEIDPQSVVTSAKQDENMTRFLGKLASQEHREPKRPEIILLPSVDFGLEISKQRLLSGNYSFIPDSMTATEKILFLSSIIPFDCLLTVRALGGLLKFLGRRRIGVELEDYNVSIPILGFKKFALTHLVSIDQDTYSVLQIFKSEPHPSVYKVASGLKEGLSLFGILNRCRCKWGEKLLSLSRRRAQAPDAQAQWPRPMGPAAPRHVGSSRTGARTRVPCMAGGLPTTAPPGKPRLWFTRPTQDLEELNSRLDVIQFFLLPQNLDMAQMLHRLLGHIKNVPLILKRMKLSHTKVSDWQVLYKTVYSALGLRDACRSLPQSIQLFRDIAQEFSDDLHHIASLIGKVVDFEGSLAENRFTVLPNIDPEIDEKKRRLTGLPSFLTEVARKELENLDPRIPSCSVIYIPLIGFLLCIPRLPSMVETSDFEIEGLDFMFLSEEKLHYRSARTKELDALLGDLHCDIRDQETLLMYQLQCQVLARAAVLTQVLDLASRLDVLLALASAARDYGYSRPRYSPRLLGVRIQNGRHPLMELCARTFVPNSAECGGYKGRVKVITGPNSSGKSIYLKQVGLITFMALVGSFVPAEEAEIGAVDAIFTRIHSCESISLGLSTFMIDLNQQVAKAVNNATERSLVLIDEFGKGTNTVCEGVANASHASHTAAQAGLPEKLVARGKEVSDLICSGKPIKPVKELLKEKQMENCQMLVDKFLKLDLEDPSLDLDIFMRQEVLPAAATVL
- the MSH5 gene encoding mutS protein homolog 5 isoform X5 — encoded protein: MASVGATPGRTPQGPGPREASASFPSPAPVPEPRGAEEEDEEEPAEIHLCVLWSSGYLGIAYYDTSDSTIYFMPDAPDHESLQLLQRVLDEIDPQSVVTSAKQDENMTRFLGKLASQEHREPKRPEIILLPSVDFGLEISKQRLLSGNYSFIPDSMTATEKILFLSSIIPFDCLLTVRALGGLLKFLGRRRIGVELEDYNVSIPILGFKKFALTHLVSIDQDTYSVLQIFKSEPHPSVYKVASGLKEGLSLFGILNRCRCKWGEKLLSLSRRRAQAPDAQAQWPRPMGPAAPRHVGSSRTGARTRVPCMAGGLPTTAPPGKPRLWFTRPTQDLEELNSRLDVIQFFLLPQNLDMAQMLHRLLGHIKNVPLILKRMKLSHTKVSDWQVLYKTVYSALGLRDACRSLPQSIQLFRDIAQEFSDDLHHIASLIGKVVDFEGSLAENRFTVLPNIDPEIDEKKRRLTGLPSFLTEVARKELENLDPRIPSCSVIYIPLIGFLLCIPRLPSMVETSDFEIEGLDFMFLSEEKLHYRSARTKELDALLGDLHCDIRDQETLLMYQLQCQVLARAAVLTQVLDLASRLDVLLALASAARDYGYSRPRYSPRLLGVRIQNGRHPLMELCARTFVPNSAECGGYKGRVKVITGPNSSGKSIYLKQVGLITFMALVGSFVPAEEAEIGAVDAIFTRIHSCESISLGLSTFMIDLNQVAKAVNNATERSLVLIDEFGKGTNTTMETCEDGNDLVFFYQVCEGVANASHASHTAAQAGLPEKLVARGKEVSDLICSGKPIKPVKELLKEKQMENCQMLVDKFLKLDLEDPSLDLDIFMRQEVLPAAATVL
- the MSH5 gene encoding mutS protein homolog 5 isoform X9; this translates as MASVGATPGRTPQGPGPREASASFPSPAPVPEPRGAEEEDEEEPAEIHLCVLWSSGYLGIAYYDTSDSTIYFMPDAPDHESLQLLQRVLDEIDPQSVVTSAKQDENMTRFLGKLASQEHREPKRPEIILLPSVDFGLEISKQRLLSGNYSFIPDSMTATEKILFLSSIIPFDCLLTVRALGGLLKFLGRRRIGVELEDYNVSIPILGFKKFALTHLVSIDQDTYSVLQIFKSEPHPSVYKVASGLKEGLSLFGILNRCRCKWGEKLLSLSRRRAQAPDAQAQWPRPMGPAAPRHVGSSRTGARTRVPCMAGGLPTTAPPGKPRLWFTRPTQDLEELNSRLDVIQFFLLPQNLDMAQMLHRLLGHIKNVPLILKRMKLSHTKVSDWQVLYKTVYSALGLRDACRSLPQSIQLFRDIAQEFSDDLHHIASLIGKVVDFEGSLAENRFTVLPNIDPEIDEKKRRLTGLPSFLTEVARKELENLDPRIPSCSVIYIPLIGFLLCIPRLPSMVETSDFEIEGLDFMFLSEEKLHYRSARTKELDALLGDLHCDIRDQETLLMYQLQCQVLARAAVLTQVLDLASRLDVLLALASAARDYGYSRPRYSPRLLGVRIQNGRHPLMELCARTFVPNSAECGGYKGRVKVITGPNSSGKSIYLKQVGLITFMALVGSFVPAEEAEIGAVDAIFTRIHSCESISLGLSTFMIDLNQVAKAVNNATERSLVLIDEFGKGTNTVCEGVANASHASHTAAQAGLPEKLVARGKEVSDLICSGKPIKPVKELLKEKQMENCQMLVDKFLKLDLEDPSLDLDIFMRQEVLPAAATVL